A region from the Pectinophora gossypiella chromosome 29, ilPecGoss1.1, whole genome shotgun sequence genome encodes:
- the LOC126379491 gene encoding spermine oxidase-like — protein sequence MGTCRLAVLALLILVSACAYADEPATYEVIIVGMGSAGTTAAATLAHAGRRVLALEASDRIGGRVRTVSFGSGVVEVGAEWIHGLTGSRVYETALAHNVSVLPQDLSTALLLAGGVRDSPLALTLFEQGFTYYDEKVNHTQSKGQYVTNKLMAYIDKHHPEARSQPDLVKRVLDFLDRVANSIEGSDSWMQVNAVSDFRQLKGSQGYSWHTHGYKTFFELMLNTYKGGPGLPTLEVKLNSTVTRVQYPQQGAQSVIVTTSDGRTYHAGAAIVTVSLGVLKEKHASLFQPPLPEEKVKAIEQIAMGVVGKIIFSFDNRWWSNEYVGFLWRDEDLKNVAPEDMWTTKIVGFTPSMGCDHCIELWTCGEIAKLMETMSEEQVKAKAMALLRRFSNDTVPDPTGIIKTSWFSNELTRGTYSYTALAAAHAPDARRTLAAPLRDADGRPRVILAGEASHPTHYSTVHGASDSGHDAATLLLATLKE from the exons GCCAGCGACGTATGAAGTCATAATAGTCGGCATGGGGTCGGCGGGTACCACCGCTGCAGCGACTCTAGCGCATGCTGGGCGAAGAGTACTGGCGTTGGAAGCATCCGACAGGATCGGTGGTCGCGTGCGCACTGTCAGTTTTGGCAGTGGGGTGGTTGAAGTCGGCGCTGAGTG GATACACGGTCTGACCGGCAGCCGCGTCTATGAGACTGCGCTTGCGCATAACGTGTCGGTGCTGCCACAGGACTTGTCCACCGCCCTTCTATTGGCTGGCGGCGTGCGCGACTCTCCGCTCGCGCTTACGCTGTTTGAACAAGGATTCACGTACTACGATGAAAAAGTGAATCATACGCAGTCGAAGGGGCAGTATGTTACTAACAA ATTGATGGCGTACATCGACAAGCATCACCCTGAAGCTCGCAGCCAGCCAGACTTGGTGAAGCGAGTGCTGGACTTCCTCGACAGGGTAGCTAATAGCATTGAGGGCAGCGACTCTTGGATGCAG gTGAATGCAGTATCAGACTTTCGGCAGTTGAAGGGTAGCCAGGGATACAGCTGGCACACACACGGGTACAAGACATTCTTCGAGCTCATGCTG AACACTTACAAAGGTGGTCCAGGACTGCCTACCCTGGAAGTGAAGTTAAACTCGACGGTTACCCGCGTGCAGTATCCGCAACAGGGTGCGCAGAGCGTCATTGTTACTACAAGTGATGGTCGGACATACCACGCCGGCGCGGCAATAGTCACCGTCTCGCTTGGAGTGCTTAAGGAGAA GCACGCGAGTCTGTTCCAGCCGCCGCTCCCTGAAGAGAAGGTGAAGGCAATAGAGCAGATAGCAATGGGAGTAGTGGGCAAG ATCATCTTCTCCTTTGACAACCGTTGGTGGTCTAATGAGTACGTGGGTTTCCTTTGGCGTGATGAAGACCTCAAAAATGTGGCCCCTGAAGACATGTGGACGACCAAAATTGTGGGATTTACACCCTCAATGGGCTGTGACCATTGCATCGAGCTGTGGACCTGCGGAGAGATAGCTAAATTG ATGGAGACTATGTCAGAGGAGCAGGTGAAGGCTAAAGCGATGGCGCTGCTGCGGCGTTTCAGCAATGACACCGTGCCAGACCCGACAGGGATAATCAA AACCAGTTGGTTCTCCAATGAGCTGACTCGTGGTACATACTCCTACACCGCGTTGGCGGCTGCGCACGCGCCGGACGCGCGGCGCACACTGGCTGCGCCCTTGCGGGACGCCGATGGCCGACCGAGAGTTATACTAGCAG GTGAGGCGTCACACCCCACTCACTACTCCACCGTGCACGGCGCCTCCGACTCTGGACACGACGCCGCCACGTTGCTTCTGGCGACACTCAAGGAATAg
- the LOC126379695 gene encoding alpha-(1,3)-fucosyltransferase B-like, whose translation MQSDCDTATERDDYVKNLMEFIPVDSYGVCLRNKELPFGGVYKYSESDGANRNYLNNLFDDQLLSFMAKYKFIVSIENGICNDYVTEKLWRPLEIGVVPIYYGSPLIRDWLPNNKSAILLEDFPTPELLSQHLHYLLNNDTAYEEYLEHKTLGLIANQRLIHEATEGPNQSDFNEMMQEFQCFVCGRLYGRNNSEVQTVTRDHYDCPLPYSALTQSVNPDNKWVKIIADAEESANRMYEEVLNSTLQLRVA comes from the coding sequence ATGCAGTCTGATTGTGATACGGCAACAGAGAGGGATGATTATGTCAAGAATCTTATGGAATTCATACCCGTGGACTCGTACGGCGTTTGTCTCCGCAACAAAGAATTGCCTTTTGGAGGAGTCTATAAGTATAGTGAATCTGATGGCGCTAACagaaattatttaaacaatctaTTCGATGACCAATTACTGAGTTTCATGGCCAAGTACAAATTCATAGTCTCAATTGAGAACGGAATCTGCAACGATTACGTCACAGAGAAGCTCTGGAGGCCTTTAGAAATAGGCGTAGTGCCTATCTACTACGGCTCGCCGCTGATCAGGGACTGGCTGCCGAACAACAAGTCGGCCATACTGCTGGAGGACTTCCCCACGCCGGAGCTGCTCAGCCAACACTTGCACTACCTCCTGAACAACGACACGGCCTACGAAGAATACCTCGAGCATAAAACTTTAGGCCTCATTGCAAATCAAAGGTTGATCCATGAGGCTACTGAAGGACCTAATCAGTCAGATTTTAACGAAATGATGCAAGAGTTCCAGTGTTTTGTATGTGGAAGGCTCTATGGAAGAAATAATAGCGAGGTTCAGACGGTGACAAGGGACCATTATGATTGTCCTTTGCCGTATTCAGCTCTGACACAATCTGTGAATCCAGACAACAAATGGGTGAAGATTATTGCAGATGCTGAAGAGAGCGCTAATCGAATGTACGAGGAAGTACTCAATAGCACATTACAACTACGAGTGGCCTAa
- the LOC126379499 gene encoding alpha-(1,3)-fucosyltransferase B-like has protein sequence MSDKQKLENEKNSDMSLDIPYPTEELMTVKSYRKSYRILKLVGILQLLSILYLFLTWAYIDMKNSPSAHRNRTKKYPIMVWHTNDLWWARCNRKVLCTDHFGKIECDVILQEYHPEDVDAYLFYSGYVKTFPLPRHPKTLWAVMLDESPINRLQFMYEKALNLFNVSASFSRYSDVPMPLIWLSGYDELVASTYYVNTSMKNALLSKLKIAPVLYIQSNCDTATERDVYVKEIMKYIEVDSYGACLNNKNLPLQVEFNHLNGTDGYLSLLFDSEIFKFIARYKFMIAIENAVCNDYMSEKLWRVIEAGVVPIYYGSPLIRDWLPNNKSAILLEDFPTPELLSQHLHYLLNNDTAYEEYLEHKIHKRVTNQKLINELTARPHEVDLSGVVEELECLVCSKLHRNMSNVNMVTKKHYDCPIPTSALTLSVNPKNGWIKRLTEDKERVEQLYQEIGQSDLTPRESRTSW, from the coding sequence ATGTCTGATAAACAGAAATTGGAGAATGAGAAAAACTCCGACATGAGTCTTGATATCCCTTACCCAACTGAAGAACTTATGACTGTGAAATCTTACCGAAAGTCTTATCGAATATTGAAACTCGTTGGGATCTTGCAATTGTTAAGTATTCTTTATCTCTTTCTAACTTGGGCGTACATAGACATGAAAAACTCTCCTTCCGCACACAGAAATCGCACCAAAAAATACCCGATAATGGTTTGGCACACCAACGATCTTTGGTGGGCACGATGTAACAGAAAAGTGCTTTGCACCGACCATTTTGGCAAAATCGAATGCGATGTGATTCTTCAAGAGTATCATCCGGAGGACGTAGATGCTTACTTGTTTTATTCAGGGTATGTGAAAACGTTTCCTTTACCAAGACACCCGAAGACGCTTTGGGCAGTTATGCTGGACGAATCTCCGATAAATCGCCTCCAATTCATGTATGAAAAAGCGTTGAATTTGTTCAATGTATCTGCTTCATTTAGTCGTTACAGTGATGTACCAATGCCGCTAATATGGTTATCAGGGTACGATGAATTGGTCGCCTCCACATATTACGTTAATACGTCTATGAAGAATGCTTTACTTTCAAAGTTAAAGATAGCTCCTGTATTGTACATCCAATCAAATTGTGACACGGCAACAGAAAGGGATGTTTATGTTAAAGAAATCATGAAATACATTGAAGTAGACTCTTACGGAGCATGTTTGAATAACAAGAACTTACCTTTACAAGTGGAGTTTAACCATTTGAATGGAACGGATGGGTATCTGTCTCTTCTGTTCGATTCAGAAATCTTCAAATTCATAGCCAGATACAAATTCATGATTGCTATTGAGAATGCCGTTTGCAACGACTATATGTCAGAAAAACTGTGGAGAGTTATAGAAGCGGGCGTGGTGCCAATCTACTACGGCTCGCCGCTGATCAGGGACTGGCTGCCGAACAACAAGTCGGCCATACTGCTGGAGGACTTCCCCACGCCGGAGCTGCTCAGCCAACACCTGCACTACCTCCTGAACAACGACACGGCGTACGAAGAATACCTCGAGCATAAGATTCACAAACGCGTCACCAATCAGAAGTTAATCAACGAACTGACAGCTAGACCTCACGAAGTGGATCTTTCGGGTGTGGTAGAAGAACTGGAGTGTCTAGTATGTAGTAAGCTGCATCGTAACATGAGTAATGTCAATATGGTGACGAAGAAGCACTACGATTGTCCAATACCGACATCTGCGTTGACTCTGTCGGTGAATCCGAAAAATGGATGGATAAAGCGTTTGACGGAAGATAAGGAACGAGTAGAGCAGCTTTACCAGGAGATTGGGCAGTCAGATCTGACGCCACGAGAGTCACGAACATCGTGGTGA
- the LOC126379696 gene encoding alpha-(1,3)-fucosyltransferase 10-like — protein MRKGLEGIRSRKYFVDTKAKTDLLSKLAPVLFLQSDCETATNRDEYVTELMKFIKVDCSGKCLHNKDMPLHEIYTSTSYINNLYGEDLLVYTGQYKFILAIENSICKDYTTEKLWRSLDVGAVPIYYGSPLIRDWLPNNKSAILLEDFPTPKLLSQHLHYLLNNDTAYEEYLEHKTLGIISNQKLIDEITLRPYQNDPRNLMEHFECFVCERLYDEGGKVNIVTRKQYDCLPPTSALTLAVNPNNSWTNRVEEAKTKVDRLYEEIANTHHNPHYSYVNWW, from the coding sequence ATGCGGAAAGGTCTAGAAGGAATCAGATCTAGGAAATACTTCGTCGATACTAAAGCAAAGACTGATCTCCTATCGAAACTTGCACCAGTTCTATTCCTGCAATCAGATTGTGAAACTGCAACGAATAGAGATGAATATGTCACAGAGCTGATGAAGTTTATCAAAGTAGATTGCTCTGGGAAATGCCTTCACAACAAAGATATGCCTTTACACGAAATATACACGTCGACTTcttatataaacaatctttaTGGCGAAGATCTATTGGTTTACACTGGACAGTATAAGTTCATACTAGCAATAGAAAACAGCATCTGCAAAGATTACACGACGGAGAAATTGTGGAGGTCCTTAGATGTGGGCGCAGTTCCGATCTACTACGGCTCGCCGCTGATCAGGGACTGGCTGCCGAACAACAAGTCGGCCATACTGCTGGAGGACTTCCCCACGCCGAAGCTGCTCAGCCAACACCTGCACTACCTCCTGAACAACGACACGGCGTACGAAGAATACCTCGAGCATAAGACTCTAGGAATCATTTCCAATCAGAAACTTATAGATGAAATAACATTAAGGCCTTATCAAAATGACCCTAGGAACCTTATGGAGCATTTTGAGTGTTTCGTCTGTGAAAGGCTTTACGATGAAGGGGGTAAAGTCAATATAGTGACGAGAAAGCAATACGACTGTCTCCCTCCAACTTCAGCTCTTACCTTAGCTGTGAATCCTAATAATAGTTGGACTAATAGAGTAGAAGAAGCGAAAACAAAAGTAGATAGGTTGTACGAAGAGATAGCAAATACTCATCATAATCCTCACTATTCTTATGTTAATTGGTGGTGA
- the LOC126379697 gene encoding alpha-(1,3)-fucosyltransferase B-like, whose translation MSKIDNTQLHQSQNPQELFDSYMDDRFNWRNSKILRELFVFITSIIALIGIIFWILYPNHCMSLYNPFTNITNTIEKEAKIPAIVWYTSDFLCLPFNRKINCSNGSRKFQCELFRPQTQPDDAMGYLFDAAALEAMPLPRTPKTVWGLLHYESPVSRIMFMYEEALNLFNFSATYSRYSDVPSPFMWMENEFSITTPMYFVPTAEKNSYLSKYAPVLYLQSNCNSATERDAYVQKLMQYIKVDSYGFCLHNKVLPLGKMYGLPEESQYTYMNHIYGQELLKFIARYKFVISIENAVCNDYVTEKFWRAIEVGTVPIYYGSPLIRDWLPNNKSAILLEDFPTPELLSQHLHYLLNNDTAYEEYLEHKTLALVTNPNLLNEFGANYFQRDITKIIANLECLVCERLHEDSDRVNIVTKKHYDCPLPTSALTLSVNPDNLWMKRIKEAKSTLDEMIEEIKNPDPNIRTTKTAWLSYRW comes from the coding sequence ATGTCCAAAATCGATAACACTCAGCTCCACCAAAGCCAAAACCCTCAGGAACTATTCGACTCTTACATGGACGATAGATTCAACTGGAGAAACTCGAAAATCTTGCGAGAACTATTCGTATTCATCACTTCCATAATCGCTTTGATCGGAATCATCTTCTGGATCCTATATCCAAATCACTGCATGAGCCTTTATAACCCTTTTACAAACATCACTAATACTATAGAAAAAGAGGCGAAAATCCCAGCCATAGTTTGGTATACGAGCGACTTTTTGTGCTTACCTTTTAACAGGAAAATCAATTGCTCCAATGGTTCTAGAAAATTCCAGTGCGAGTTGTTTCGACCCCAGACGCAACCAGACGATGCAATGGGATACCTTTTCGATGCTGCTGCGTTAGAGGCTATGCCTTTACCGAGGACGCCAAAAACTGTTTGGGGTCTCCTTCATTACGAGTCTCCGGTTTCAAGAATAATGTTCATGTACGAAGAAGCTCTGAATCTGTTTAACTTCTCTGCAACATACAGCCGGTATAGTGATGTCCCTTCGCCATTTATGTGGATGGAAAATGAATTCAGTATAACGACGCCTATGTACTTCGTTCCGACAGCTGAGAAAAACTCTTACCTATCCAAATATGCCCCAGTTCTGTACCTGCAGTCGAATTGCAATAGTGCTACGGAACGCGACGCGTATGTCCAGAAATTAATGCAGTACATCAAGGTTGACTCCTATGGTTTTTGTCTTCACAACAAAGTGTTGCCTTTAGGGAAAATGTATGGCCTTCCAGAGGAAAGCCAATATACTTACATGAACCACATTTACGGTCAAGAATTGCTAAAATTCATAGCGAGGTACAAATTTGTTATATCCATTGAGAATGCAGTGTGTAACGATTATGTGACGGAGAAATTCTGGCGCGCGATCGAAGTGGGAACAGTCCCGATCTACTACGGCTCACCGCTGATCAGGGACTGGCTGCCGAACAACAAGTCGGCCATACTGCTGGAGGACTTCCCCACGCCGGAGCTGCTCAGCCAACACCTGCACTACCTCCTGAACAACGACACCGCGTACGAAGAATACCTCGAGCATAAGACTCTAGCGTTAGTAACAAACCCGAACCTATTGAACGAATTTGGTGCGAATTATTTTCAAAGGGATATTACCAAAATTATAGCAAATCTGGAATGTTTAGTGTGTGAAAGACTGCACGAAGACAGTGATAGAGTGAACATAGTGACGAAAAAACACTATGACTGTCCCTTGCCCACGTCAGCATTGACTCTATCGGTGAATCCGGATAATCTGTGGATGAAACGCATAAAGGAAGCTAAATCTACCCTAGATGAAATGATTGAGGAAATTAAGAATCCTGATCCTAACATTCGAACGACCAAGACTGCTTGGCTATCATATAGATggtga
- the LOC126379698 gene encoding alpha-(1,3)-fucosyltransferase 10-like yields the protein MFMYEKALNLFNYSATFGRNSNVPMPLIWIGGRDIVTDTLYFVNTLNKNELLSEISPVLFLQSDCFTPTEREIYVDKLMKYIQVDSYGRCLNNKKLPLSNTYKDSYQYHLNGEELLEFIAKYKFMIAIENCICNDYVTEKFWRAIKVGVVPIYYGSPLIRDWLPNNKSAILLEDFPTPELLSQHLHYLLNNDTAYEEYLEHKTLGKISNEKLVKELQERAYQTDLDAVVNTFECFICERLYDEKKQVNIVNKSHYDCPEPYSALSLCVNPENPKLELLRDAKEDLDKIYKEIENSDMSYHGSNMTWW from the coding sequence atgtttatgtatgaaaaagcgtTAAACTTGTTCAATTATTCAGCAACTTTTGGAAGAAATAGTAACGTACCTATGCCGTTAATATGGATTGGTGGACGCGATATAGTAACAGATACGCTGTATTTCGTTAACACTTTAAATAAGAATGAACTTCTGTCAGAGATAAGTCCTGTACTATTCTTGCAGTCCGATTGCTTCACTCCTACAGAAAGGGAAATATATGTCGATAAACTTATGAAATATATACAAGTAGATTCATATGGGAGAtgtcttaataataaaaagttaccTCTAAGCAACACGTATAAAGATTCATACCAATACCACTTGAACGGTGAAGAATTACTAGAGTTTATAGCAAAGTACAAGTTTATGATAGCAATAGAAAACTGCATTTGCAACGATTATGTTACTGAGAAATTCTGGAGGGCTATAAAAGTGGGTGTAGTGCCGATCTACTACGGCTCGCCGCTGATCAGGGACTGGCTGCCGAACAACAAGTCGGCCATACTGCTGGAGGACTTCCCCACGCCGGAGCTGCTCAGCCAACACCTGCACTACCTCCTGAACAACGACACGGCGTACGAAGAATACCTCGAGCATAAGACTCTAGGAAAGATTTCTAATGAGAAACTTGTAAAAGAATTACAAGAGAGAGCTTACCAAACGGATTTAGATGCAGTAGTCAATACATTTGAATGCTTTATCTGTGAGAGGCTTTATGATGAAAAAAAGCAAGTCAACATAGTGAATAAAAGCCACTATGATTGTCCAGAACCTTATTCAGCATTGTCGCTCTGTGTAAATCCGGAAAATCCTAAACTAGAATTGTTACGAGATGCAAAAGAAGACTTGGATAAGATATATAAAGAAATTGAGAACTCAGATATGAGTTATCATGGTTCCAATATGACTTGGTGGTGA
- the LOC126379699 gene encoding alpha-(1,3)-fucosyltransferase 10-like, producing MDKLPLPRDRETIWGVFHEESPLIRLTFMYEEGLNLFNYSATFSRFSDLPVPLIWMKSLEAITSPLYFINSSVKTTFLSQLAPVMYLQSDCNTSTDRDAYVQKLMQHISVDSYGACLRNKPLPLNGIYSNEGFYKYMQHLFGQELLRFMARYKFMITIENSVCNDYVTEKLWRAIEVGVVPIYYGSPLIRDWLPNNKSAILLEDFPTPELLSQHLHYLLNNDTAYEEYLEHKTLGTIANRRLIEEVAARPYQMDLQTARKEFECYVCERLYTRRRNEVHIVTKKHYDCPLPRSALTLSVNESSSWLERIRKAKIKIEKLQEEIRTANRTLRSSVTSFDFDGKSIE from the coding sequence ATGGATAAGCTCCCGTTACCAAGAGATAGGGAGACCATTTGGGGCGTATTCCATGAGGAATCTCCTTTGATCAGGCTTACGTTTATGTACGAAGAGGGTCTGAACCTTTTCAATTACTCAGCTACCTTCAGCCGGTTCAGCGACTTACCCGTACCTTTGATATGGATGAAGAGTTTAGAAGCCATAACCTCCCCTTTATATTTCATCAACAGTTCAGTGAAAACCACTTTTCTATCCCAACTTGCCCCTGTTATGTACCTGCAATCTGATTGCAATACTTCGACTGACAGAGATGCCTACGTCCAAAAACTGATGCAGCATATTAGTGTAGACTCCTATGGTGCTTGTCTTCGCAACAAACCGTTGCCTCTAAATGGAATCTATTCTAACGAAGGTTTCTACAAGTACATGCAACACCTTTTCGGACAAGAGCTCTTAAGATTCATGGCGAGATATAAGTTCATGATCACGATAGAAAACTCTGTTTGCAACGATTATGTAACAGAGAAGCTCTGGCGCGCGATAGAAGTGGGTGTGGTGCCGATCTACTACGGCTCGCCGCTGATCAGGGACTGGCTGCCGAACAACAAGTCGGCCATACTGCTGGAGGACTTCCCCACGCCGGAGCTGCTCAGCCAACACCTGCACTACCTCCTGAACAACGACACGGCGTACGAAGAATACCTCGAGCATAAGACTTTAGGGACTATTGCGAATCGAAGATTGATTGAGGAAGTAGCAGCAAGGCCTTATCAAATGGACTTGCAGACTGCGAGAAAAGAGTTTGAATGTTATGTATGCGAAAGACTCTACACCAGGAGGAGAAATGAAGTACATATAGTAACCAAAAAACATTACGATTGCCCGTTACCTAGATCAGCTTTAACTCTCTCTGTGAACGAAAGTAGTTCGTGGCTGGAAAGAATAAGAAAAGCGAAGATCAAAATAGAGAAGTTGCAAGAAGAAATTAGAACGGCGAATCGTACCCTGCGTAGTTCTGTTACCAGTTTTGATTTTGATGGAAAATCAATAGAATAG
- the LOC126379700 gene encoding alpha-(1,3)-fucosyltransferase B-like, which yields MENNLDNWPNGRWKRYDPLPSIVWYTTNIWWIQMNRRITCTSGLSTFVCEVFKLQTAPENPNAYLFYGPDVHYFPLPRNSSVLWGLLHDESPANRLEFVYEEGLRLFNFSSTFSRFSDVPMPLMKSRGLDALTSRKYFIKTPDKNAALSDIAPVIYMQSDCYSMSERDAYVAQLMGYISIDSYGECLRNKVLPLGDIYKGAPNYLQHLYEDDLLNFISRYKFMIALENAVCNDYVTEKLWRALEVGVVPIYYGSPLIRDWLPNNKSAILLEDFPTPELLNQHLHYLLKNDTAYEEYLEHKTLGRISNQKLLDDMKARSYQIDLAGTAFKFECLICEKLYNNENAVNMVTKKHYDCPMGPFSDLAQVPNHTRTWKRLYDDAKYNVHSLVKEIDNPVDGRRVSNTSWWIDDY from the coding sequence ATGGAAAACAACTTAGACAATTGGCCCAACGGTCGTTGGAAGAGATATGATCCCTTACCGTCTATCGTCTGGTACACGACAAATATTTGGTGGATACAAATGAACAGGAGAATCACTTGCACCAGCGGCTTAAGCACCTTTGTATGCGAAGTCTTCAAACTCCAGACAGCACCAGAAAATCCTAATGCGTATCTGTTTTACGGCCCCGATGTGCACTACTTTCCTCTTCCAAGAAATTCTAGCGTTCTCTGGGGATTATTGCACGACGAATCACCTGCTAACAGATTGGAGTTTGTCTACGAAGAAGGGTTAAGACTCTTCAATTTCTCGTCAACTTTCAGCAGGTTCAGCGATGTACCGATGCCGTTGATGAAGTCCAGAGGTCTGGACGCACTTACTAGTCGTAAATACTTCATCAAGACGCCAGATAAAAACGCTGCTCTGTCAGATATTGCTCCTGTAATCTACATGCAATCTGATTGCTATTCTATGAGTGAAAGAGATGCCTATGTTGCACAGCTTATGGGGTATATTTCTATAGATTCTTATGGGGAATGCCTTCGTAATAAAGTTTTGCCCTTAGGTGACATATATAAAGGAGCTCCAAATTATCTTCAACATCTTTATGAAGATGATCTATTAAACTTCATATCAAGATATAAGTTTATGATAGCGCTAGAAAACGCAGTCTGCAATGATTATGTAACAGAGAAGCTCTGGCGGGCGTTAGAAGTGGGTGTAGTCCCGATCTACTACGGCTCGCCGCTGATCAGGGACTGGCTGCCGAACAACAAGTCGGCCATACTGCTGGAGGACTTCCCCACGCCGGAGCTGCTCAACCAACACTTGCACTACCTCCTGAAAAACGACACGGCGTACGAAGAATACCTCGAGCATAAGACGTTAGGGCGTATTTCAAACCAGAAATTGTTGGACGATATGAAAGCAAGGTCTTATCAAATTGACTTAGCAGGAACAGCATTTAAATTTGAGTGTCTTATCTGTGAAAAGCTTTACAATAACGAGAATGCGGTCAATATGGTGACGAAGAAGCATTATGATTGTCCGATGGGGCCGTTTTCAGACTTAGCTCAAGTCCCTAATCATACACGTACTTGGAAGCGGCTGTATGATGACGCGAAGTACAATGTTCACAGCCTGGTGAAGGAAATCGACAATCCAGTTGATGGTCGTCGTGTATCAAATACCAGCTGGTGGATTGATGACTACTAA
- the LOC126379701 gene encoding alpha-(1,3)-fucosyltransferase 10-like, whose amino-acid sequence MNLRDGEVITNPNYFVPTQKKNSLLSKLAPVLYLQTNCDTSTERDAYVEQLMKFIQVDSYGNCLNNKELPLHRMYKTTAGDSVTYLYHLYGDELMKLMARYKFVITIENAVCNDYVTEKIWRAIEVGTVPIYYGSPLIRDWLPNNKSAILLEDFPTPELLSQHLQYLLNNDTAYEEYLEHKTLGIVTNKELIRELITRPYENDLDNTVKAFECFICEKIHDRTNKTVDIVNRSHYDCPNPTSALTFSLNPESKWVKYLPEARAKLDQIYKEVNDPDQTVRQSYTPWYG is encoded by the coding sequence ATGAACTTGCGAGATGGAGAAGTTATAACGAATCCAAATTACTTCGTACCAACACAGAAAAAGAATTCGCTGCTGTCGAAATTAGCTCCAGTGTTATATTTGCAGACGAATTGTGATACATCGACCGAAAGAGACGCGTACGTCGAACAATTGATGAAGTTCATCCAAGTAGATTCCTACGGGAATTGTCTTAATAACAAAGAACTTCCGTTACATAGAATGTACAAGACTACTGCAGGCGATAGTGTGACGTATTTATACCATCTTTATGGTGACGAATTGATGAAGCTAATGGCAAGATACAAATTTGTGATAACTATAGAAAATGCTGTCTGCAATGATTATGTTACTGAGAAGATCTGGCGCGCTATAGAAGTGGGCACAGTCCCGATATACTACGGCTCGCCGCTGATCAGGGACTGGCTGCCGAACAACAAGTCGGCCATACTGCTGGAGGACTTCCCCACGCCGGAGCTGCTCAGCCAACACCTGCAATACCTCCTGAACAACGACACGGCGTACGAAGAATACCTCGAGCACAAGACGTTAGGCATCGTAACGAACAAGGAACTGATCCGAGAACTGATAACCCGACCGTATGAAAATGACTTGGATAACACCGTCAAAGCgtttgaatgttttatttgcGAGAAAATCCACGATAGGACGAATAAGACCGTCGACATTGTCAATAGGAGCCATTACGACTGTCCAAATCCAACATCAGCTTTGACGTTTTCACTGAATCCTGAGAGCAAGTGGGTGAAATATTTGCCAGAAGCAAGAGCGAAATTGGATCAAATATATAAAGAAGTCAATGATCCCGATCAAACTGTGCGGCAGTCTTATACACCCTGGTACGGATAG